A genome region from Baekduia alba includes the following:
- a CDS encoding AAA family ATPase encodes MAGPGDAFVRAVRLHRDRVPEGEDQQYPWSLPAVRALADTVELHAELTLLVGANASGKSTVLEAMAVASGLNPEGGSSNFSFATRASHSPLADALTLIRGARRPRTDFFLRAESVFTMASYLEELPQDPLASYGGRSLHEQSHGESFLSIAMHRLGPQGLYFLDEPEAALSFEGQLALLLRMHDLAQTGAQWIVATHSPVLAAYPAARILLCDDAGLTPIAYDDVPVVRDLRRFLQDPERQVSLLLAER; translated from the coding sequence ATGGCCGGCCCAGGAGACGCCTTCGTCCGCGCGGTCCGTCTGCACCGCGACCGCGTGCCCGAAGGCGAGGACCAGCAGTACCCCTGGTCGCTGCCGGCCGTGCGCGCGCTGGCCGACACGGTCGAGCTGCATGCCGAGTTGACGCTGCTCGTGGGCGCCAACGCCTCGGGCAAGTCCACCGTGTTGGAGGCGATGGCGGTCGCGTCGGGCCTGAACCCCGAGGGCGGGTCGTCGAACTTCAGCTTCGCGACGCGCGCGTCGCACTCACCGCTCGCCGACGCGCTGACGCTGATCCGCGGCGCGCGCCGACCCCGGACCGACTTCTTCCTGCGCGCCGAGAGCGTCTTCACCATGGCCTCCTACCTCGAGGAGCTTCCGCAGGATCCGCTGGCGAGCTACGGCGGGCGGTCGCTGCACGAGCAGTCGCACGGCGAGTCGTTCCTCTCCATCGCGATGCACCGGCTGGGCCCGCAGGGGCTCTACTTCCTCGACGAGCCGGAGGCGGCGCTGTCCTTCGAAGGCCAGCTCGCGCTGCTGCTGCGCATGCACGACCTGGCCCAGACCGGCGCGCAGTGGATCGTCGCCACGCACTCGCCGGTCCTGGCCGCCTACCCGGCCGCGCGGATCCTCCTCTGCGACGACGCGGGCCTCACGCCCATCGCCTACGACGACGTCCCCGTCGTGCGCGACCTCCGCCGGTTCCTGCAGGACCCGGAGCGGCAGGTCTCGCTCCTGCTCGCCGAGCGCTAG
- a CDS encoding NAD(+)/NADH kinase, which yields MRRFSLDSGSDTGSSSVGVLVTPSEECAAQLLMVRAWAAEQGVGVLDLGTSAAPNPLGPGCGLVIALGGDGTILRALQLAMPHQVGVLGINFGNVGFLADCHRDDFGAALDRVARGEAKVEERTALVAAIGPGPARTVVAFNDVVVARRPGHGTARLRVEVDDETVLELRGDGVVIASPTGSTAYNVGAGGPAVTPTLDAIVVTPLATQGSRLRSLVLDGGDTVRVATEPGSAPLNAEIDGRAIHDLPMPGVLEVRAAPHKARLIRTRPRTFYSDLARGL from the coding sequence ATGCGACGGTTCTCGCTCGACTCCGGCAGCGACACGGGCTCCTCCTCCGTCGGGGTGCTGGTCACTCCGTCCGAGGAGTGCGCGGCGCAACTGCTCATGGTGCGCGCCTGGGCAGCCGAGCAGGGCGTCGGCGTCCTCGACCTGGGGACCAGCGCCGCGCCCAACCCGCTGGGGCCGGGCTGCGGCCTGGTCATCGCGCTCGGCGGCGACGGCACGATCCTCCGCGCGCTGCAGCTGGCGATGCCCCACCAGGTGGGGGTGCTCGGGATCAACTTCGGCAACGTCGGCTTCCTCGCCGACTGCCATCGCGACGACTTCGGCGCCGCGCTGGATCGCGTCGCGCGGGGCGAGGCGAAGGTCGAGGAGCGCACCGCGCTCGTCGCCGCGATCGGCCCCGGCCCGGCCCGCACGGTCGTCGCGTTCAACGACGTCGTGGTCGCCCGCCGTCCGGGCCACGGCACGGCGCGGCTGCGCGTCGAGGTCGACGACGAGACCGTGCTCGAGCTCCGCGGCGACGGCGTCGTCATCGCGTCGCCGACCGGGTCGACCGCCTACAACGTCGGCGCCGGCGGGCCGGCGGTCACGCCGACGCTGGACGCCATCGTCGTCACGCCGCTGGCCACGCAGGGCAGCCGGCTGCGCTCGCTCGTGCTGGACGGCGGCGACACCGTCCGCGTCGCGACCGAGCCCGGCAGCGCGCCCCTGAACGCCGAGATCGACGGCCGGGCGATCCACGACCTGCCGATGCCCGGCGTCCTCGAAGTCCGGGCCGCACCGCACAAGGCCCGGCTCATCCGGACCCGGCCGCGGACGTTCTACAGCGACCTCGCTCGCGGGCTATAA
- a CDS encoding MarR family winged helix-turn-helix transcriptional regulator, producing MAKRSPKQAKVDDVVDEFRVSGTQDRAFDNLAAQRLGVNQTDLECLSIIQRSGGLTAGELAAEAGLTSGAITGVIDRLERTGFAGRARDPADRRKVTVSVTPAFFAAADAIWAPVKQDWDTVLAARFTAQQLDTVIAFLRATNEVTRRHLERVRDDER from the coding sequence ATGGCCAAGCGATCCCCGAAGCAAGCGAAGGTCGACGACGTGGTCGACGAGTTCCGCGTCAGCGGGACCCAGGACCGCGCGTTCGACAACCTGGCCGCGCAACGGCTCGGGGTCAACCAGACCGACCTGGAGTGCCTGAGCATCATCCAGCGCAGCGGCGGTCTGACCGCGGGCGAGCTGGCCGCCGAGGCCGGCCTGACCAGCGGGGCGATCACGGGCGTGATCGACCGGCTGGAGCGCACCGGCTTCGCCGGTCGCGCGCGCGACCCTGCCGACCGCCGCAAGGTCACCGTCAGCGTCACCCCTGCGTTCTTCGCCGCCGCCGACGCGATCTGGGCCCCGGTCAAGCAGGACTGGGACACCGTCCTGGCGGCCCGGTTCACCGCCCAGCAGCTCGACACCGTCATCGCCTTCCTGCGCGCGACCAACGAGGTCACCCGCCGCCACCTGGAGCGGGTCCGGGACGACGAGCGCTAG
- a CDS encoding S8 family serine peptidase, which translates to MPHRLKGVALVAALSISMVAATAVAAPVPTSAPVLGADPAVTPLALGAPTLGALPTGRSAFDRPNGPAPAPTPDQYVVELTAPPAALYRGGVQGLAPTAPATTGQPLAQRADAVRAWTRELDQRQAAVTAAVPGVKPQVEYRTALAGFAAQLDDAQVTALRAQPGVKAVVPERFVRLAATSPAAGADPTQAAAPAAIAGSEADLLGLPGGLWKRLGGAQHAGAGVIVGVVDSGITPESPSFAAGGLAPPPLFDGACEGGEEFPTTTCNNKLIGARWFVDGYGRGNIGAGEYLSPRDEVGHGTNVASIAVGDRGVDPDVQGNDLGVDRITGIAPAAHLAVYKACWQYGECSTVDVVSAIDAAVRDGVDVLNLSLGGPADPSTSEDPMEAALRNADAAGVAVAVAAGNAGSYPGAVGSPARAPWVTAVGATTGTRTFRSTLHLAAGGRTADVPVATVGPGWHGTQLFDARTRSSGFPDPFGDPRFCADGLSADDVRGRVVLCEAFAPIGIVDPYLKSLGAAGYILIGGDDAYDPELNTPLPSAFVERHDVAAIRSVTDANGGVADLEAGPGHAVPWTPDRVAPFSSRGPSELTGDLLRPDVSAPGVNTLAAYAPNTYASSFGDEGHTKYMPLSGTSMSSPQIAGVAALLTQLHPTWSGAALRSAMVTTAKPVLDGDAPANAVAAGAGRVDPQAAADPGLVFEPSQQDYADYAAGTLKAADLDLPSISVGDATKRATVERTVTSVADVRGSWTASVVGGTPDAVGASVSPRTFTIAPGQKQALAVSVSAYQGADAFQSFAVVLTNRQTQQTVRVPVAVDNPGIVDPPEAVDIAAASADGSQPLTATIAAPVNGVGLGLAAPQVHAGLETGTPEFEGLQEYTLPIALDHATPLLAADAATKDGTPLATNIYDDVDGDGYYTPVDQNALVSRSQSGDDPAQWHEADALDLPAGKYLIEVHVPEPHDQPVPFDLRAWQVDDPKPDDPSPAPGLVVDGDGQESPAAPHVFTLRFNGVSGDEDLRGLVDWQGSTADRHLGATVVRLRPAGG; encoded by the coding sequence TTGCCTCACCGTCTCAAGGGCGTCGCGCTCGTCGCGGCGCTCAGCATCAGCATGGTCGCGGCGACCGCCGTGGCCGCGCCCGTCCCGACGAGCGCGCCGGTGCTCGGCGCCGACCCGGCCGTGACGCCGCTGGCGCTCGGCGCCCCGACGCTCGGCGCGCTGCCGACCGGCCGCTCGGCGTTCGACCGGCCCAATGGGCCGGCGCCGGCGCCGACGCCCGACCAGTACGTCGTCGAGCTCACCGCGCCGCCGGCGGCGCTGTACCGCGGTGGGGTCCAGGGCCTCGCCCCGACCGCGCCGGCGACCACCGGCCAGCCGCTGGCCCAGCGCGCCGACGCCGTCCGCGCCTGGACGCGCGAGCTCGACCAGCGCCAGGCCGCCGTCACCGCGGCGGTCCCGGGCGTCAAGCCGCAGGTCGAGTACCGCACCGCGCTGGCGGGCTTCGCCGCGCAGCTCGACGACGCGCAGGTCACGGCCCTGCGCGCCCAGCCCGGCGTCAAGGCCGTCGTGCCCGAGCGCTTTGTGCGGCTCGCGGCGACGAGCCCCGCCGCCGGCGCGGACCCGACGCAGGCCGCGGCGCCCGCCGCGATCGCCGGCTCCGAGGCCGACCTGCTCGGCCTCCCCGGCGGGCTCTGGAAGCGCCTCGGCGGCGCCCAGCACGCCGGCGCGGGCGTGATCGTCGGCGTCGTCGACTCCGGCATCACGCCCGAGTCGCCGTCCTTCGCCGCCGGCGGCCTCGCGCCGCCGCCGCTCTTCGACGGCGCCTGCGAGGGCGGCGAGGAGTTCCCGACCACGACGTGCAACAACAAGCTCATCGGCGCGCGCTGGTTCGTCGACGGCTACGGCCGCGGGAACATCGGCGCGGGCGAGTACCTGTCGCCCCGCGACGAGGTCGGCCACGGGACGAACGTCGCGAGCATCGCCGTCGGCGACCGCGGCGTCGACCCCGACGTGCAAGGCAACGATCTCGGTGTGGACCGCATCACCGGCATCGCGCCGGCCGCGCACTTGGCCGTCTACAAGGCGTGCTGGCAGTACGGCGAGTGCTCGACCGTCGACGTCGTCTCCGCGATCGACGCCGCGGTGCGCGACGGCGTCGACGTGCTGAACCTCTCGCTCGGCGGCCCCGCGGACCCGTCAACGTCGGAGGATCCGATGGAGGCTGCGCTGCGCAACGCCGACGCGGCCGGCGTCGCGGTCGCGGTCGCGGCGGGCAACGCCGGGTCCTATCCCGGCGCGGTCGGCTCGCCGGCGCGTGCGCCGTGGGTCACCGCGGTCGGCGCGACGACCGGGACGCGGACCTTCCGCTCCACGCTGCACCTCGCGGCGGGCGGCCGCACGGCCGACGTCCCGGTCGCGACCGTCGGCCCGGGCTGGCACGGCACCCAGCTGTTCGACGCGCGCACGCGCAGCAGCGGCTTCCCGGACCCGTTCGGCGACCCGCGGTTCTGCGCCGACGGCCTCAGCGCCGACGACGTCCGCGGCCGCGTGGTGCTGTGCGAGGCGTTCGCGCCGATCGGCATCGTCGACCCCTACCTCAAGAGCCTCGGCGCCGCCGGCTACATCCTGATCGGCGGCGACGACGCGTACGACCCCGAGCTGAACACCCCGTTGCCGAGCGCGTTCGTCGAGCGCCATGACGTCGCGGCGATCCGCTCGGTGACCGACGCCAACGGCGGCGTCGCCGACCTCGAGGCCGGGCCCGGCCACGCGGTGCCCTGGACGCCGGACCGCGTCGCGCCGTTCTCGTCGCGCGGCCCGTCGGAGCTGACCGGCGACCTGCTGCGCCCGGACGTGTCGGCGCCGGGCGTCAACACGCTCGCGGCCTACGCGCCCAACACCTACGCCTCCTCGTTCGGCGACGAGGGCCACACCAAGTACATGCCCTTGTCGGGCACGTCGATGTCCTCGCCGCAGATCGCGGGCGTCGCGGCGCTGCTGACGCAGCTGCACCCGACCTGGTCGGGGGCCGCGCTGCGCTCGGCGATGGTGACCACCGCCAAGCCGGTGCTCGACGGCGACGCGCCGGCGAACGCGGTCGCGGCCGGGGCCGGGCGGGTGGACCCGCAGGCCGCGGCCGACCCGGGCCTGGTGTTCGAGCCCAGCCAGCAGGACTACGCGGACTACGCGGCCGGGACGCTGAAGGCGGCGGATCTCGACCTGCCGAGCATCTCGGTGGGCGACGCCACCAAGCGCGCGACCGTCGAGCGGACGGTCACGAGCGTGGCCGACGTCCGCGGGAGCTGGACCGCGTCGGTCGTCGGCGGGACGCCGGACGCGGTGGGCGCGTCGGTGTCGCCGCGGACGTTCACGATCGCGCCGGGCCAGAAGCAGGCGCTGGCGGTCTCCGTCTCCGCCTACCAGGGCGCCGACGCGTTCCAGTCGTTCGCGGTGGTGCTGACCAACCGCCAGACCCAGCAGACCGTCCGCGTGCCGGTCGCGGTGGACAACCCGGGCATCGTCGATCCGCCGGAGGCGGTCGACATCGCCGCCGCCTCGGCCGACGGGTCGCAGCCGTTGACGGCGACGATCGCGGCACCGGTCAACGGCGTCGGACTCGGGCTGGCCGCACCGCAGGTGCACGCCGGGCTGGAGACCGGGACGCCCGAGTTCGAGGGCCTGCAGGAGTACACCCTGCCGATCGCGCTCGACCACGCGACGCCGCTGCTGGCGGCCGACGCGGCCACCAAGGACGGCACGCCGTTGGCCACCAACATCTACGACGACGTCGACGGTGACGGCTACTACACGCCGGTCGACCAGAACGCGCTCGTCAGCCGATCGCAGTCCGGTGACGACCCGGCGCAGTGGCACGAGGCCGACGCGCTCGACCTCCCGGCGGGCAAGTACCTCATCGAGGTCCACGTCCCCGAGCCGCACGACCAGCCGGTGCCGTTCGACCTGCGCGCGTGGCAGGTCGACGACCCCAAGCCCGACGATCCGTCGCCGGCACCCGGGCTCGTGGTCGACGGCGACGGCCAGGAGTCCCCGGCCGCCCCGCACGTGTTCACGCTGCGTTTCAACGGCGTGAGCGGTGACGAGGACCTGCGCGGCCTCGTCGACTGGCAGGGCTCGACGGCCGACCGCCACCTCGGCGCGACCGTCGTCCGGCTCCGCCCCGCCGGCGGCTGA
- a CDS encoding YceI family protein: MSQAAVQPLSGTYRAQAEPSTFAFAVRHSGVFRFRGKFSDVTATLRSEGDALVLEGSARAESISVVEPAAMRASVLGPAFFDVENEPDVTFRSTAIRVADDGAAEVDGELTIRGVTRSVTASGRYAAPRTLSFGEAAGIQLQTTIDRRDFGFDWQAETPDGGDAVGWDVDVEIDLLLMRDDADAQR, from the coding sequence ATGTCTCAAGCCGCAGTCCAACCGCTCTCGGGCACCTACCGTGCCCAGGCGGAGCCCTCGACCTTCGCGTTCGCCGTGCGCCACTCCGGCGTCTTCCGCTTCCGCGGCAAGTTCTCGGACGTCACGGCGACGCTGCGCTCCGAGGGCGACGCGCTGGTCCTCGAGGGGTCCGCGCGCGCCGAGTCCATCTCGGTCGTCGAGCCGGCGGCGATGCGCGCGAGCGTGCTCGGACCGGCGTTCTTCGACGTCGAGAACGAGCCCGACGTCACGTTCCGCTCGACCGCGATCCGCGTCGCCGACGACGGCGCGGCGGAGGTCGACGGCGAGCTGACGATCCGGGGCGTCACCCGCTCGGTCACCGCCAGTGGTCGGTATGCCGCACCGCGCACGCTGTCCTTCGGCGAGGCCGCGGGCATCCAGTTGCAGACGACCATCGACCGCCGCGACTTCGGGTTCGACTGGCAGGCCGAGACGCCGGACGGCGGCGACGCGGTCGGCTGGGACGTCGACGTGGAGATCGATCTCCTGCTCATGCGCGACGACGCCGACGCGCAGCGGTAA
- a CDS encoding ester cyclase encodes MPTTLETINTAAFRRFHEAGNSGDLELVTKTIDELVEPDVLIRTPLPIEATGAEALKEVFGRLLRAFPDIHIEVEDVIAQADKVVGRNTVTGTHLGEYMGLPPTGRSVTYNEIFIVRFVDGRIAETWGVVDVLSQMKQLGVIAA; translated from the coding sequence TTGCCGACCACCTTGGAGACCATCAACACCGCGGCGTTCCGGCGCTTCCACGAAGCCGGCAACAGCGGCGACCTGGAGCTCGTCACGAAGACGATCGACGAGCTCGTCGAGCCGGACGTCCTGATCCGCACGCCGTTGCCGATCGAGGCGACGGGGGCGGAGGCGCTGAAGGAGGTGTTCGGGCGGCTCCTGCGGGCCTTCCCCGACATCCACATCGAGGTCGAGGACGTGATCGCGCAGGCCGACAAGGTCGTCGGCCGCAACACGGTCACCGGGACGCACCTGGGCGAGTACATGGGCCTCCCGCCCACCGGCCGGTCCGTCACCTACAACGAGATCTTCATCGTCCGGTTCGTCGACGGCCGGATCGCGGAGACCTGGGGGGTGGTCGACGTCCTGTCGCAGATGAAGCAGCTCGGCGTGATCGCGGCCTAG
- a CDS encoding VOC family protein, whose product MSENTMRLELIPVPVSDIDRAKAFYTEQAGFDADHDHTVSDDIRFVQLTPPGSACSISIGKGLTPMAPGSLQGLQVVVDDVAVAREGLASRGVAVSEIQDFPWGSFVFFNDPDGNGWAVQQANPRG is encoded by the coding sequence ATGAGCGAGAACACCATGCGGTTGGAGCTGATCCCGGTGCCGGTCTCCGACATCGATCGCGCCAAGGCGTTCTACACCGAGCAGGCGGGGTTCGACGCCGACCACGACCACACCGTCAGCGACGACATCCGCTTCGTCCAGCTCACCCCGCCCGGGTCGGCCTGCTCGATCTCCATCGGCAAGGGGCTGACGCCGATGGCGCCGGGCTCGCTGCAGGGCCTCCAGGTCGTCGTCGACGACGTCGCGGTCGCCCGCGAGGGCCTCGCTTCCCGCGGCGTCGCGGTGAGCGAGATCCAGGACTTCCCGTGGGGGTCGTTCGTCTTCTTCAACGACCCCGACGGCAACGGGTGGGCCGTGCAGCAGGCGAACCCGCGCGGATGA
- a CDS encoding DEAD/DEAH box helicase, translated as MVRPSPANATVGIEPMGSHFVVTTVPGDDLAGAMATLPHVLRDPIREPHRWSAPAVPVVARAVRALVAMHPWVAVEPEAERLLAAVEQLPEAATAVAHFCEHKPGVPGVVIAMEPDRALRATFAQLPERRHDPVLDRWWIPAREGPLEALGDELDRIGTLTATPEVRRRVGRYEQPSLSLAAVVDVAHRCDVAVAENTAGEIGLRLCRRCHPDLEPELTPLGVVTRSFDSWWVSIHGDGRLRALLEARPELQGDHDILPALDAAAVRAGAADALEALSSAEEGRVDVDGLTAPLRPFQGAAVDYALRARRTFLSDEPGLGKTIQALATLEAAGAYPALIVAPASLRLNWLREAERWLPHRSRAGLSGGDAVGAHDLSVASYEIAHTLVDAAAAHPPGALVLDESHFCKNPTARRTQAVTAIADALPDDAIVLLLSGTPVLNRPEELAPQLKILGRLDAIGGARRFARVYARGQELNTLNRRLRRTCFVRRRKADVLRHLPAKQRVIVPVVIANGGEYRAAQSDVAQWVRAQAEADAAFTREIAGLDEDARAAAIRERGRDAEQRARRAQALVRITQLALIAARGKLDGAKEWIANFLETAEKLVVFTRHREIGDALLEAFPGAACATGRLDADGRAAEVERFQSDDACRLIVCSLDAAGVGLTMTAASNVAFVELGWTPAAHDQAEDRVHRIGQEEAVTAWYLLAADTIDERIAAVIDRKRELVRAATDGTPAGREAVLDDLLDWLSEDGGAGGQVRRASSA; from the coding sequence ATGGTCCGGCCCTCGCCAGCGAACGCGACGGTCGGGATCGAGCCGATGGGGTCGCACTTCGTCGTGACGACGGTGCCGGGCGACGACCTCGCCGGTGCCATGGCGACGCTGCCGCACGTCCTGCGCGATCCCATCCGCGAGCCGCATCGCTGGAGCGCGCCGGCGGTGCCGGTCGTCGCGCGCGCGGTGCGCGCGCTCGTGGCGATGCACCCGTGGGTCGCGGTCGAGCCGGAGGCCGAGCGGCTGCTCGCCGCCGTCGAGCAGCTGCCCGAGGCCGCGACCGCCGTCGCGCACTTCTGCGAGCACAAGCCCGGCGTGCCCGGCGTCGTGATCGCCATGGAGCCCGACCGCGCGCTGCGCGCGACCTTCGCCCAGCTCCCCGAGCGCCGCCACGACCCGGTGCTGGACCGCTGGTGGATCCCCGCGCGCGAGGGTCCGCTGGAGGCGCTCGGCGACGAGCTCGACCGCATCGGGACGCTCACCGCCACGCCCGAGGTCCGCCGGCGGGTCGGCCGCTACGAGCAGCCGTCGCTGTCGCTGGCCGCGGTCGTCGACGTCGCGCACCGCTGCGACGTGGCCGTCGCGGAGAACACGGCCGGCGAGATCGGCCTGCGCCTCTGCCGCCGCTGCCACCCCGACCTCGAGCCCGAGCTCACGCCCCTCGGCGTGGTCACGCGCAGCTTCGACTCGTGGTGGGTGTCGATCCACGGCGACGGCCGGCTGCGCGCGCTGCTCGAGGCGCGCCCCGAGCTGCAGGGCGACCACGACATCCTGCCCGCCCTCGACGCCGCCGCCGTCCGCGCGGGCGCCGCCGACGCGCTCGAAGCGCTCTCGTCCGCCGAGGAGGGCCGCGTCGACGTCGACGGCCTCACCGCGCCGCTGCGCCCGTTCCAGGGCGCGGCCGTCGACTACGCGCTGCGCGCGCGCCGGACGTTCCTGTCCGACGAGCCCGGCCTCGGCAAGACGATCCAGGCGCTGGCGACGCTCGAGGCCGCCGGCGCGTACCCGGCGCTGATCGTCGCGCCCGCGTCGCTGCGGCTCAACTGGCTGCGCGAGGCGGAGCGCTGGCTGCCGCACCGCAGCCGCGCCGGGCTCTCCGGCGGCGACGCCGTCGGCGCGCACGACCTCTCCGTGGCCAGCTACGAGATCGCCCACACCCTGGTCGACGCCGCGGCCGCCCACCCGCCCGGGGCGCTCGTCCTCGACGAGTCGCACTTCTGCAAGAACCCGACGGCGCGCCGCACGCAGGCCGTCACCGCGATCGCCGACGCGCTGCCCGACGACGCGATCGTCCTGCTGCTCTCCGGCACGCCGGTGCTCAACCGCCCCGAGGAGCTCGCGCCGCAGCTGAAGATCCTCGGCCGTCTCGACGCGATCGGCGGCGCGCGGCGCTTCGCCCGCGTGTACGCGCGCGGCCAGGAGCTCAACACGCTCAACCGCCGCCTGCGCCGGACCTGCTTCGTGCGCCGCCGCAAGGCCGACGTCCTGCGCCACCTCCCGGCCAAGCAGCGCGTGATCGTCCCGGTCGTGATCGCCAACGGCGGCGAGTACCGCGCCGCGCAGTCCGACGTCGCCCAGTGGGTCCGGGCGCAGGCCGAGGCCGACGCGGCGTTCACGCGCGAGATCGCGGGCCTCGACGAGGACGCGCGCGCCGCCGCGATCCGCGAGCGCGGCCGCGACGCCGAGCAGCGCGCCCGCCGCGCCCAGGCGCTGGTCCGGATCACGCAGCTGGCGCTGATCGCCGCGCGCGGCAAGCTCGACGGCGCCAAGGAGTGGATCGCCAACTTCCTGGAGACCGCCGAGAAGCTGGTGGTCTTCACCCGGCACCGCGAGATCGGCGACGCGTTGTTGGAGGCCTTCCCCGGCGCCGCCTGCGCGACGGGCCGCCTCGACGCCGACGGCCGCGCCGCCGAGGTCGAGCGCTTCCAGTCCGACGACGCGTGCCGGCTGATCGTCTGCTCGCTGGACGCCGCGGGCGTCGGGCTGACGATGACGGCCGCGTCCAACGTCGCGTTCGTGGAGCTGGGCTGGACGCCGGCCGCCCACGACCAGGCCGAGGACCGCGTGCACCGCATCGGCCAGGAGGAGGCCGTCACCGCGTGGTACCTGCTCGCGGCCGACACGATCGACGAGCGGATCGCGGCCGTGATCGACCGCAAGCGTGAGCTGGTCCGAGCCGCGACCGACGGCACGCCCGCCGGCCGGGAGGCGGTCCTCGACGACCTGCTGGACTGGCTCTCCGAAGACGGCGGCGCCGGCGGTCAGGTCCGGCGCGCGTCGTCGGCCTGA
- a CDS encoding DUF1330 domain-containing protein, translated as MPKSYAIGHLQNVQVGADIIEYLNRIDDTMEPFGGRFLVHGMPHQVVEGEWPGDVIIIEFPDRASVEAWYRSDAYQAILPLRTDNADGRVIFIDGNDEDHRGPDVFEDLAV; from the coding sequence ATGCCCAAGTCCTACGCCATCGGCCACCTGCAGAACGTCCAGGTCGGCGCCGACATCATCGAGTACCTCAACCGCATCGACGACACCATGGAGCCCTTCGGCGGGCGCTTCCTCGTCCACGGGATGCCGCACCAGGTCGTCGAGGGCGAGTGGCCCGGCGACGTCATCATCATCGAGTTCCCCGACCGCGCCAGCGTCGAGGCCTGGTACCGCTCCGACGCCTACCAGGCGATCCTGCCGCTGCGCACCGACAACGCCGACGGGCGCGTGATCTTCATCGACGGCAACGACGAGGACCACCGCGGCCCCGACGTGTTCGAGGACCTGGCCGTCTGA